CCGAGCATTATGACCAAGGCCAGTGCCGTCTGTCGGATGAACGATGAGGACATGGAAGGTACGATGACTCTGCTTCTAAAGGTAGCCCTCCTCTGCAGTATGCTGTTCGTCCTCTTCGTCCCCCGTCAGGGCTGGTCGCAGCCCACCAAAGAGGAAACAGAACAAGCGGCCGAGTTGCTGGCGGCGTTGCTCAATGCCGGGCGTGTCGTCATCGAGCACAATCAATTGTTGATCAACGACCCACGGAAAGGCGACAAGGGATTCACGCCGGAAGTCTTCGAGCATCAAGTCGTCGACGAGTTTCGCCGGCAAGCTCATATTGACTTGAGACATACTTCCACAGCCGTACCTTCACGTACAAAGGAGCTGCTGACGTTGCTACTGTCGGCGAGTACGGAGGTCGTATCGGATGCCCAATTCGTAATCAACCAGAGGGGAATCGGGTACAAGAACTTTATCCCTGCCACGTTCGGCAGCCAAGCCGCACGGAGGTTTTCCTCACGCTCGTACGTCACGATCAAACAGACGACCCTCGTCCCAAGAAATCCCAAGAATGCACCCGATGCTTATGAAGAAAGAGTGCTGACCAGGCTATCCAGGCAACCAGGGTCGAGCCAGCCGATCGTTGAGTGGATCGAAGAAGAAAAGGCCCTCAGGGCTCTGACACCAATCTACTATTCAGCGGATTGCCTCACTTGCCACGGCAGTCCGAAAGGAATCCTGGATATTTCCGGCTACCCACGAGAAGGGGCTCGGGCGGGGGAGTTGGCAGGGGCGATCAGCATCCACATTCCCCTGGACCATCGGTAGCAGGCAGCCGGCACCGACGGAGGAAGGCGCCAGGCCGAGCTGCTACCGATGGTCACCGGGGTCATCAGTTCATCATCGCCAGGAGTTGTGGCCGCTCCTCCTCACAATTTTTCTCTTTTTCCGGCTTACGGTTCAGTACTTCTTCCACGCCTGACTTGACGGCCCGTCCCCATCGATTGGTCTGTGCCTGTGCCTTTCGGGCATAGCGACTGATCGTTCGACGGGTTTCAGCACCGGTCTGTGGAGCAAAGAGGAGCCCCAACCCTGCTCCGATGACCGCCCCACCAGCGACGAATGCAGCTACCTTGGCGACTTGCTTCTGCTGCTCCGACATGATGAACCTCCTCATGATGGTGAATGAGCCGGAAGATCGCTTCGCACCCCGTTCCCTTACACGAATTATCAGCATGCTCCGTGCCAGGGCCTGACTCGACGTCGAGAAGCAGATTTCATTGAAAAATCGCGGGGAGCGTTTTTTGTCAATGAGGAATGACTAATTTTTGGTCTCCTTTTCTCAACAAATCTGAGCACAGCCGTCTCAGAAATCCAACAGGTGTCTCGTGCCTCTCCCTGTTTGACGGCCATGGAAGCCGACTTGCCGGCCATTGAACGTTAAAACTTCCTCATTGTCGATGCGCTTGCATTGGCACGTAAGCCTCCGTATTATCCACGGGCAAGTCTTGCCTAGCTGCCTCAGGGTCTGGCACGTGACTGCTGGTTCGTGTTCCTATATAAGAGGAAGGCACGCTCTCGTAACGGACGGTCTTGGAAAAAGATTGATGGGTCCCCCAGCCGCGCTCCCTTATCCCAATATTGATCCAGTCATTGTCGCCCTTGGCCCTGTTCAGCTTCGTTGGTATGGGCTGATGTACCTGATCGGCCTCACGACCGCGTATTTTCTCATTCAACGGAAGGTGGCCCGAAAAGAATTGCCGATCCGACCGGACCAGGTCTATGACATGGTCGTCTACGCCGCCTTCGGCGTGTTTCTTGGGGGGCGAATCGGCTATACGCTCTTCTATAACTTTTCGTACTACAGCCAAAATCCACTGAAACTCCTCGCCGTCTGGGAAGGAGGAATGTCCTTTCACGGCGGACTTTTGGGAACAATCATTGCCTTGATCTGGTTCAGCCAAAAACAGGGGATTCCCGCTTACACCGTCGCGGACCTCGCGGCCTGCGTCACACCGATCGGCTTGGGATGTGGACGAATTGGGAATTTTATCAACGGTGAGCTCTTCGGCCGGGCAACCGATGCGGCCTGGTGCATGGTCTTTCCAGGGGGAGGGCCTACCTGCCGCCATCCCTCCCAGTTGTATGAGGCCACGCTGGAAGGATTGACACTGTTCACGGTGCTCTGGTGGATCGACCGCCGCCCAACCCCACCCGGTACCCTCTTCTGGACCTTCATTACCGGGTATGGCACCAGCCGACTCATCGTCGAACTGTTCCGTGAACCGGACCAGCATCTAGGGTTTATTTTCGGCCCAATTACGATGGGCCAGATTCTTTCAATACCGATGGTGCTGGTCGGAGCCCTCATGCTGATCTTGGGCTACTACAAGGCTTCACCTACCTACTCACCCACAAAGTAGTTTCGAGTTGCGAGTCTTGAGTAGCGGGTTTGTGGCTCGAAACTCGTGACTAGAAACCCGAAACCATTTCAGTACGGCATATCATCATCGTCCAGCCCCACATGATGTCCCAGTTCGTGCACGACGGTGTCATACACTTCTTGCACCACTTCCTCTGGGCTCTCACAGAGCCTGAGAATCGGCCCACGATAGATTGAGATTTGTGGAGGCAACTCTCCTCCTGGCGTGAAAAATGAATCAGCCGTCAGTGACCGGCCTTGATAGAGCCCGAGCAAGTCCTCTTCGTCCTCAAGCTCCAGATCCTCAAGCACCTCTTTAGATGGTTCCTCTTCAACCACAACTGCGATCGACTCCATCAGCTTGGCATAGGGAGGAGGCAAATCGGCAATGGCTTGCTGAACGAGTTTCGCAAATGCTTCGGAAGACATGTGTCCAGGCATTCCCATGGTCAACATCTCAGCCTTTACAACTCAACAGCCATCGCACAGCGTAGGAATAAACAATGAAATCGTGGCGGTTGCTTCAGACGTTGTCGTACCGCGGTCTTATAGACTTCGCCCTGAGTTCGGTACTGCTCAGCGCGAACCGTTACCTGATCAGATGAAACGACATCGGTCTTATAGTCGGCAATCCAGAGTTCTCCGTCATGCCGATAGAGCACATCTATCACTCCTTCCATGACCTGCCGGTCTCCCCAGGGCATGGTGAACGGCACTTCACGGCCGAGAATCTGCGATGACCGAAGCCTATCGTAGAGCGGCGACCCGCCGAATGTGGTGAATAGTTCGCGAAGTGAATCCGTAACAGCCGCGAGCAGGGGCTGGTCTTCCGGTTGGAGTATCATCTGAAGGACTGGCTTGATCTGATCCAGCAATCCACTCGGCAGTGACGAGAAGTCCCAGCGCTCAAGAATCCGGTGAGCGGCAATCCCCGTCAATCGCCCCACCTCACGGGGCTGACCGTTCTGAGTGGGAAGAGGCTTACGTGGCTTTTCTTGTCGAACCAATCCGGTCGGTGTCACATGCCATGGGATTTCTCCGACAGCCATCCACCGTTCTTTCCGCTGCCCCCACCGTCGAGCAATCGAAGGCACATCGATCGAGATAGCCTGGCTGTCACCCATCAATGGCCGGCGCTGCCAGGTCCGCTCCGGTGCATGGACCACGCGATGGGGAATCGCGCTCGCTCCGATGGCCAGCTGCTGAGTAGCGACCTCGCCAACCTGCCCTGTCCCAATCTGCTCCAGCCACTCAAACGTAGTCTCCCCCATCGAACGAGCAACTTTCCCGCCGGATAACACTAACAGCTCCTTGGCCCTCGTCATCCCGACATAGAACACG
This portion of the Nitrospira sp. genome encodes:
- a CDS encoding DUF3365 domain-containing protein gives rise to the protein MTLLLKVALLCSMLFVLFVPRQGWSQPTKEETEQAAELLAALLNAGRVVIEHNQLLINDPRKGDKGFTPEVFEHQVVDEFRRQAHIDLRHTSTAVPSRTKELLTLLLSASTEVVSDAQFVINQRGIGYKNFIPATFGSQAARRFSSRSYVTIKQTTLVPRNPKNAPDAYEERVLTRLSRQPGSSQPIVEWIEEEKALRALTPIYYSADCLTCHGSPKGILDISGYPREGARAGELAGAISIHIPLDHR
- a CDS encoding YtxH domain-containing protein, producing the protein MSEQQKQVAKVAAFVAGGAVIGAGLGLLFAPQTGAETRRTISRYARKAQAQTNRWGRAVKSGVEEVLNRKPEKEKNCEEERPQLLAMMN
- a CDS encoding prolipoprotein diacylglyceryl transferase, which codes for MGPPAALPYPNIDPVIVALGPVQLRWYGLMYLIGLTTAYFLIQRKVARKELPIRPDQVYDMVVYAAFGVFLGGRIGYTLFYNFSYYSQNPLKLLAVWEGGMSFHGGLLGTIIALIWFSQKQGIPAYTVADLAACVTPIGLGCGRIGNFINGELFGRATDAAWCMVFPGGGPTCRHPSQLYEATLEGLTLFTVLWWIDRRPTPPGTLFWTFITGYGTSRLIVELFREPDQHLGFIFGPITMGQILSIPMVLVGALMLILGYYKASPTYSPTK
- a CDS encoding metallopeptidase family protein encodes the protein MLTMGMPGHMSSEAFAKLVQQAIADLPPPYAKLMESIAVVVEEEPSKEVLEDLELEDEEDLLGLYQGRSLTADSFFTPGGELPPQISIYRGPILRLCESPEEVVQEVYDTVVHELGHHVGLDDDDMPY